The DNA region TATAGGGTCCAACATACACATCCCTGTTTTACAACCTCTGTCCTTGCATGTGTTTTCCTTCTGATTAtacccccacacatacacacatacaatctCTCTCAGTACCTCCAGATCTACTCCAAGCACCTGCCACTTGAGCACTAGCCCACATAGTGATCACAGAGTTCTAAGTTTCTCCCCCAGTTAAATAGCAAGCATCAGGATAGGACCTGGATCTTGATTGGTTACTATCCCTAGAGTGGCACCCAGTTCCTGGCTCAGAGGGGTAGTTGGAAAGAGTTACTAAACAGAAaggtaaagaaaagaagaaagaagacaggAAAGCTTACAGGGTTTGGGATGGTTCTGTCAGTCTGTTTTGAGGTCCATGCCAAGAGTTGGATCTCCTCTGTCTAATAGGAGAAACCTGGGGCTGGGTCCAAGAAATACTCTGATGGTGGTATTTTTGTTCCCCTCTTGGCTGAGGGTTTCCCCTGGTAGCCAGACCAGAAATGGTACCCTGACCTTCCCTTCAATGTACCATGTGATGAGGTTTAGGGTTTCTGAGACATCTGACTCCTTCTGTCTATGCTGGCCACCTCTGGATTTCCATTGACTACAATAGTGGGCACACAAAGACTCCAGGACCAACTCACACTCTAATGCTGAACTGGCcgtgccctcctccctcctggaccCTGCCTCTGCCTTTGTTCTCATTTTGTGCCTGGACAAAAACACCACTACCCTCCTGTCATGGCAGCACCAACCTGGGGGGTAGACCCTTCACCTGGCTTATCTTGCTCCATCTTCTCTATTACAAtgactctctccctctccctctgccctcttTGTCCACCAAGTGCCTTTGCTGCAAGACCTGCCAGTCACTTTCATGTCTCTTCCACAGCCCTCTATCTTCACAGACTTTCCCTGAGCCTTAATTATAGTACTAACTCCAACTTTGCTACCCCCTCCAGTAACCCCCAGCACCTCCCCACTCTGGCTTGAGATGACTGACCCCTTGCTGTAGGTATGTTAGATGGGGGCAGACACCTGCTTCAGCTGTATGGCACTTGTGTTACGTTCCCTAACTACAGAGATACTAGACCCTGTGTGAAGCAGGTATGATTCCATGACAGCCTCATCTTCCTCCTTCCACATTGAAGACCAGGTACTTCAATTTGCAGTTGCCAGTGCAAAACGAAAAGGATCCCTTTTCAAAAATCAATTTGCAGTTGCCAGTGCAAAACGAAAAGGATCCCTTTTCAAAAATCACTAAGAATTTCAAAATGGCAATTGCAGATCATTCctgctttttcattttccaaTCCAATCACCAAGGCCTTCTAAGTGCTTGGTCCTGTGTGACTATACCAGTTGCATGTGCATAAAGCCAGCCCTGCCCATACTCCTTTCCAGTTGGTGACCGTCCCTTTCCATGCTCTTGTGTTCAGTTGCTTTcttagtttcttagggcctctgGGCAGGAGACTAGACCCAGTCACATCCAGAAGTCCAGGGCCCTGTTCAGCAAGCATTCAGCACAGATTACTCCCAGGCCCTTGGGGAATCTTTACCCCCACACCACCCGAGGGCCATGGAACACTTACATCCTTCTCAAATCAATGCATAGTTATTGAGCCTTCCTGATGGGGCctgaggaaaggaggagaggttGGTAAACTTCAATAACTGTCCTCTACAAATTCAGATTACAACAGAGTTAAGACCTGAATAAGAGCAGAACCAAAAGGGATGTGtaagttcaaagaaaaatattcatatttgatAAGGTAATTAATTTTACATAAAGATGGGCTTTGATGAATGAGAAAGGTTTTATTAACCTGAAGAGGAAAGAAGCATTGCTGGGAGAGGGCACAGCATGGACAATGGCTTAGAGACGGACAGATGCATAGCAGGTTCTAGAATCTTGAGTTTTGCAGTTTGGCTGGGGTGTACAGATGGTGAAACAGTGGAAAAAGGCAGGAAGGAAAATTTGAGGTCTTCAGTGAAGAGCTGTGAGAGCCACGGGAAAGTGTACTCCCTGGCAATGGTACATATTtgggagaaaaagaagggaggagTCTTCCTCCGCTTGGCCTTCCCAACCTGACTACAGAACGCAAAGCCTTGCTTTTCTGCAAAACAGGACGAAATTATCCCATGTTCTGGAGTTTGTTCAGTCCACCCTCCCAACCCAAAGTCTGTTTGGGGCGAACGACAAAGGCCTGAAGGCCTTCCCTACGAACGCACGCAGAACGACAATCTCGCGCGAGCCTAGTAGTGCCCAGGCTGGTGGGGTTGGGGGTTGGGGCTTTCCCGCCACTCACTCCTATGGTCTCGCGGCAGAGGCGAGAGGTATGTGGTGGGGATGCGGAACAGGATCCCACGCGCGGGAAGGGAGGGGACCGGACTGTCTGGTGACACTCAGAAGGCACGACTGAAAGGGAAGATAGTGGCTCCTTTCCCTTAGTGACCCCCACTACCCATTTTAACTTTATAGAATGGATATTTCAAACATATGCAAAAGTAGAATGATGTCAAATTCTCAAGGCCAAGCTTCGACAAGGACCAGTCTCATTTTTTCAAACCTCCCATCACTCATTTAAAACAGAATGAGGGTGGCCTGGGAGTGACGGAGGTGCCCCCCAAGTTGGAGAACCCGTTTCAGGCCGGCACCACCCGAGGCTGGGACGCCAAGGCGGAGTGGGGGAAGGGTTGGGCGGGAGTTGGGATCACACTGAGTGGGGGCCGCGGGGGGTAGGGGCGGGGCCCAAGCGGGAGGGGGGGCACCTTTGCAGTGACTCAAGGCGCGCGCGGCTGGGCGCAGAGCGCCAGTCTCCGCCTTGCAACTCCGAGTGTGCCCGCTGCGCCGCCGCTGTCCGTGCTTGCCGCTACCTTAgcgccgccgccaccgccaccgccaccgccaccatgcccaacttcgCCGGCACCTGGAAAATGCGTAGCAGCGAGAATTTCGACGAGCTCCTCAAGGCACTGGGTAAGCTGGGGAGAAGGGCGCTCCCCTACGGGGAAAAGCGGCTTTCGAGGTGCGGCGTCCCGGCCCCAGTGAGGGTGCACATTGGGGAACCTCAGGCAGAAGAGAATCCAGGGAGCGAGCGATAAATCGCTTCCATCTCCATGGGCATCTCTCCTCCCGGAGGTGAGTAGTGCCAGGGACCTACCCGTTCAGGAAAACGTTTGCTGGATGTTTGGCGTCTAACCCGACGGTTCCGCCTTTATTTCGCGCTAGATCATGGCGAGGAGCGATTACTGGAAAGTTAGGGGCTTGGAATTTGGGAACTCAATTAGAGACTAGGCTTTGCCGCGAATTCACTGGGTGACTTGGGGAAAGCCACTTACCTTTCTTAGCCTGTTTCTCATCTCGAAATCTAGGGCAAGGACAGGTAGATTTTAAGGCTGGTAAAGTTAGAGATTTCGGGAAGTACCCAACAGGTCCGTGGACGAGGGGTGAATGGTGAGATCCTATGACCCGAGACGGTGGTGCACGCGCCCTTTCCTGAGCAGGTGTGAACGCCATGCTGAGGAAGGTGGCCGTGGCTGCCGCGTCCAAGCCGCACGTGGAGATCCGCCAGGATGGGGACCAGTTCTACATCAAGACTTCCACCACGGTGCGCACCACTGAGATCAACTTCAAGGTCGGAGAAGGCTTCGAGGAGGAAACTGTGGACGGACGCAAGTGCAGGGTGAGGTTTCATAGCCCGCGCAAGTGTTCCCAGGTTCCCGCTGGCGGCCCATGGACTCCTGCCTCCGTAGAAATATGTCTCTCTTAGCAGCCTGTGGCGTGCTTTCGTGCTGTTTGCAGGAGGGTTTGTGAAACCTGGTTGCCCTGGGCTTAAAAGAAAATGTCCTACCCCCTCTCTGAACCCATCCTTGAACCACCCTGAGGTGCTAACGGGCACGCTTAAAGCGCGGGCTCTGGTCTGCTCAGCGTTCCTAGCTGTGACTTTTGCAGCCGTTTGGGGCACCCTCCGCGCAATAGCAGGCCGCGCCGGGAGGAAGAGGTTGCAGGGGCTGCCTGGCTCCAGGGCAGTGCTGCTGCCATGTTTCCTGTCGCAGGTGGAACAGCAGCTCTCCTGTCCCGCCCCTTGGGTCCCTGGGCCGTCTGGGAAAGCTCTGGATCCAGTTTCAGCAGTCCCAATACTCCGGTATCCCTCCCCGCCCTCAACCAGGGAAAGGCAGAATCTTTCCAAAAGCAACAGCAGGTTCTGGCTGAGGGAGTAGACTAAGTGCCCTCTCTAAGTCCTCAAGGGCAAGAcggtttttatttctataaacacTGACCCAGGGATGAACaattgtacatttcttttttgcATGGGCAAAAAAACTGCATTCGTTTAAGCAGATGGAAAAATAAGTACTGCTGCTgcctattattttaaatgagtgACAGAATATCTGTCTCCCTGGTTTTCTTCAAcgtttttgaaaaatgaaaataagtaaaaacattaCAAACAGTGAggaattgtttcctttgccttcCTGGAGCTGGTGCCCAGGGAGTCTGGACCAGGCTTGGAAGAAGGACTGAAAAACCcagagccccacccccacccccatccccagcaGGATGCACAAGGCAATCTTTGGCCCTCAAAATTGACATAGTCTGAAAGTGATGCTCAGGCTTGGAACAGGTGGGATATGAGGTCCAAATCACCACATTGTTTGTAAAAACCAAAGATCAGGACAGGATTGTTAGTCTTGAGGGAGAAGGCTTGATAATAGACAGGGCTTAATTTGGGGACAACCAAGGGTAGCTAGTGCCAGGGAGagtaattctgattttttaaaaaatcaaaggttCACAAAACGACTGTGAGAGAAGGGCTTTATTTATCCCCCAGCCCCTACCTTGCCTGATGAAGATGTCCCATGTGTTAGTTAAAAAGCAATTATGTGCACATTCAGTATTTCCCCAGCCCAGCTGTACCATACTTTGTGCAGACACTGGGGAAAGCTGCAAAGAATTCCCCCTTTTGCCTCCCCTCCAAAAGCATGAAGAATCTTTGGATcagtttgatttaaaaatttttctagaaGGTTATAAATTGCAAAATGGAAGCATTTTTATCCTGTCAGAGACATCCAGGTTTATAACAAGAGGCTGTGTGCTATATCTGATGAGAAAtgcaaacagaaaggaaaatgttATCCCAAAACCTCTACAGGAAATCCTTCTCCTGATCTGCTGGCTATGGATGTACTTACAAACATGGTATCTTAACCATTGTAAAATTTTGTGGTTCTAACGTGAAGGTTCTTgcctttaaaattcaaattgCTTGAAGAGGtagtctattttgacataaaaGAATCATTGCGTGCTCTGAATTTTATTCCTAGAGATGTATGTCATGTCTAAGGCTTTGCTGCTTGAGTgagtctgtgtgtatgtgtgtgtaatacaAGGTGTATTTTATACCCCATAAAATCCCTGACCAGCACTCTGAATTTGGACTTTATGTAGCTCAGCAGAGAAGATTCTATGTGCTTGTGACAAGGACCATGTGTTGCTTCTCTGCACAGCAATTATTCTCCGGTGCTCATTGTTGTCTCTGCTCCTGCTGCCGAGACTGTAATTAATGTCACTAATGGTTTTCCTGCCTGCAGAGTTTAGCCACTTGGGAGAACGAAAACAAAATCCACTGCACGCAAACTCTGCTTGAGGGGGATGGCCCCAAAACCTACTGGACCCGCGAGCTGGCCAACGACGAGCTCATCCTGGTGAGGGCCCTTTGACCTTGAAATGATCCCAAAGTTCCCCAGATAATCCTGAGGTGACCCGCACAAAAATGTTGTTCTCATATTCTCATTCAAAGAAAGACTTTTGCCTTGGATTAAAATGtatgctttttcatttttctttttctaattttgcaGTCCTGGGGTGGAGGACCTCACTGTTAGGCAAGCATCTCTACAtagcactgagctgcatccccagacccCTGGGTTAAAATTGGAGCAGAAAGCCCAAGATGACAGCATAGGTCAGAGGAAGTCATCGTTAAATATTTGGCAGGAGAGAGGAGTGGCAAAATAGAGGCTAGAAACAGGCTGGGGTGCCTGCCACTATCCAAACTGTCCCTGAGGTAGTGGGAGGAAGACTTCTTTTAAGCCAacttcccctccaccctggctcaGAATACTTGGGCTTTGTGAGGTCCCCCAGGATCCTACTACAGAAGGGATCCCCCCACCCCGCCATTCTCATGCTTTTGCTGGCTGGGAAAGGTATTAGAAATTTTTATCACATCAGCACTCAAAGCCATAGAGAACTTTTTTACCTCCAGACTCACAAACTCCTTTGGTCTTTGGGAGACAGAGAAGTAATGCTAATTTGGGAAATGTCTGAATGTAACAATGTGGATGGACAGGGCCTTTAGAACTGGAGAAGGTGAACTCTAACCTTAAAAGTATGCAGGCAGAAACATACAAACACCCTCAGACAAACAAAATTACCTGATGAGGCCAAATTATAAATCCCTATAGTTTAATCACCCACCCTTCTTCCCTTTTAAGGTAGAGGAACAAAGGAAGGCTGGGAGGCAAACCACCCCCATGCTACTCCCCAAGGAAGCATTTTGTGTTTCAGGACTGATCAAACTTTTTGCAACCATCCCACCCCCAAgactagaaaaaggaaaagccatTTTGAGTAACAAGAAATTTACATTCTTTGTTCTCCATCAGACATTTATGAACATCTCGCCTCTAAAATTCCACCTGCCCCATCTTAGTGAATGTTACCCCAAAATACTGGGAATAGGAGATGGCAAAGTGTCCTGGGAAAAGAACAGACTCTCTCTGTGATCTAGGCATTGTCCTTCCCTTCCCAAGCTCAATACTCCTGCTGTAAAATTAGGGGTTGAGTTGATTTCTGGTCCCTGAGGTCCCTCTCAGCCCTGAAATTACATGTTTGTTCTGCAAGAAGACCCTAAATTGAACTGTCTCTATTGCTTTAACTGAGGCTGCGTTGatatctcttcctctctctcccctcttgtCTTGCTGGGATGATTTAGCATGCTTTTCTCCTTTCATAGAGAAAGGACTGGCTTAATTTGCAACCTGGTTAATGTTTCCAGGGAAGGAATACTTGATGGGGTTGGGGAGCAATTTGAGGCTGAGACTTGGAAACATCAGAGAAAAGGCACATATGGTTTACTGGGACCAGAGACAGCAAAGAGCAAATGATTTTAAGGGTTCGGAAGTGTAGCCAAGGGTTAAGTAAGATCAATTTGCTCTGAGAAGGTGTGATTTTATTAACCTTTGCAGAACCTGAGCAGCCAGAGTCATAGACCAAATTCTGCTAGAAGGACTGTACCACCTCTGAATCCCACATTCCCCCCACACTATAGTTCCACCCCAGCATCCTTTCCTGGCTCAGCAAACCTATATAAGCCTCAAAGGGAGCATTAATTCTTGACATTTGGAATCTGAAATGTGGGCTTTTGTTTCAAGAGTTATTATCATGAATAAATCCAAAACATCAGGAGATGCAATCTCCATATAACAAGAGGCAAATTATTCTGGTTAAGTTGAAATAAGCTCCCCCAGTGCCAACCATAAATTGCCCCTGAGCTGTAAGTTATGTTTCTTTGAAAACTGAGTATACTCCTTCAAACTGCTCTGGAATATTTTATGGAGAATTTTTTTCAGCAACCTCTAAGCATAGTTTTCAGGCTGAGAAGTTCAAATGGGGCTGGAAATGGGATTTCTTCTAGTGTCCTGAAGCCATTTGTTAGCCTCAGTGAGCTTTCAGAGAACCAGAATATTTACTACATGGGTAAAGAGTCAGATTCCTAAATTTTGGCATTCTACTTGATACTCCATGGCCACAGAGCTCAAAGAGTTCTGGAAAACCAACATGGTCTGCAGGATCCAAATATCTGAGAAGTGGATTTATGATGGGAACTCCACCTCCACATACCCCCAGGACACAGAATCATCCCTGTTCCTCACTGTTAGGGAAAGAGGATAGGTGTCCAGAGTGGGTAAGTGAAATCAGAGGATCCCTAGTGGGATCATTTGGTCATTTGCTTCCTGCTAAGTATTAGACGTATTGTTATGAAGCATATGTATTGGGATAATGCCCTAGCAAATGCTCTCTGAGAGCATTTCATGACCAATCTGCATTACACACCCCATAATTGTACAATTGTTATGtggatttaaaaatttgtttaactCTAAAGTCCTTTTAAACTAAACTCTTAGTCCAGTGATTTTAACTTTTGAATCTCAGGCCAGTGTGAAAATCTGATAGATAAGGACCTTTCAGCAGATAATTTTACATCTGCAAACAAACATACCCATACATCAGGCCTAATGACTTGGGAAGGTTTTGGTTTTTGAACATACACATTGCTTTCTCTGTTCTGACTGCCTGTGAGAGGCCCAGGAGAACAGGCATGTGAGTAATTGCTAGTTTTTGGAAAAGTTGAGACAACTTACTTATGGGCAATATCATTTCAGGagccagaagaaaaatgttctCTGTCTGCGCAATGATTCGTGTCTTCCCATCAGCAAACAAACTAACAAAGAGCCATAGAATTTTAGATGGAAAGAACCTTTGGGATAATTTTGTTCAAGTCCTCCCCTCCCTATTGTCCACCCGCACAAGCctagagaggaagagaatggcTTAGGTTTACCCATCTGTGAGTTGGAGAGCTAGATCAGGGTGCCAGTGCTGCATTTTTGCAGCTGAGACCAATTTCCTAGCTTGCCATTGGTTTGATTTGAGTGTTATAATTCTCCCTCAGCATGATTGGGGGATTGGTTCTAGGACTCTCTTTGGAAAATctatggatgctcaagtcccttctgTAGAATGGGGTACTATTTTGCATATGCCCTATGCaaatcctcctgtatactttaaatcatctctaaatgaCTAGTAATACTTAATGCAATGTAGATGCTAAGTAAGAAGCTGTTATACTtttttgtttaggaaataatgatgaggaaaaaaagtgtgtatgtgtTCATACAGATGCATTGtttttctgagtattttcaatctgtggttggttgaatctgaggATATAGAGCTTGTGGATACAGAGGCCTGTTGTAGTTACACATTGGAGTCTTTCTCCCAGGCTTCATAGATGCTTCCTGGAAATCAATTCTATTCTGTCTCCAAAGCAATCTCATCTCACTTGTTGGTATTGGACCCTGTGACCCCAGCTGTCCAAGCCCCTTGCTCTCTTGCAGTGGTTTGAAAGAAGATGGAACCCCTTCAGAAATGTCCAGTATGAAGTTCTTCCCCTTTTGATATAACTTCAAAACTAAAGCTGGGAAACTTGCATATCTTATGTCAATACCCCAGTTGCCTCTGCCATTAAGGAGCTTGGGGAGGAACCTCAAACTATTAGTGCTTACTTAGCATCAGCACAACAGGAAATTGAATGCCTGTTACAAACAGTTTTTAACAGGGCAGTAACTGGCCTTATTAGCAATatgctttaaacattttttgcaCAGGCATCTGTACTGattggttttccttttcttcttttctgcagACATTCGGCGCCGATGATGTGGTCTGCACAAGAATTTATGTCCGGGAGTGAAGGCGGCCAACTTGTTCCCACTTTTGGGACAGGATGCAGGTTTCCCCAAGGAATATGTCATAGGTCTGAGTTGCCAGTGGGCCACCCTCCCTCCTATCAACATTAGGTGATCCCATTTTCCCTGTGACAATGTTGTAGTGTTCCCCTCAAGGTCTCTGTGCCTCTTGTACCCCTGGTGCTCTGTAGTTTGGCAATGCATGGTTGCATCAGTCATTAAACTGGTTGGACACATCTTGAGTGTTTTTCCTTTTGGGGACTGCTCCTTGGGTTTCAAATTACTGTGTACTGGTGCCCCCAGCACTGCATCGATCTGTATGGTGTTCTCAGCTTGAGCCTGCTGCCTAGGTATTGAGCTCTGAGCGAGCATCAGCAGTCACAAACTGGGCTCCTGCAGACTGGTGGGGTCCAGGCCATAGATCCAGCTGCAAATGGACCTCATCATGTTGTTTTTAAGTGAATTAATTGCTACTGGTGATTCCAGGCAGGAAAGGGCACATTCAAAAGGCTTAATTGAGGAGAACTCACAAAGGAGGGACTATTTATATGGGTATTAACAAGGTCAGAATGAAAAAGAACCAACAAAGGACGGTGAGGCGCCCAAAAACTAGCAACAGAATGAGCCCTTATCACTCCTAGATCTGAAGATAGAGGGCAGCAAGGTCACCAAACCATGGGAGCAATAATCTGGGAGATGGATTGCCCTGCAGGAGCTGTGGCAATAAATAGAGAACACAGCCACTGTCAGTATCATGGCTCCAGTGAATTAGG from Ictidomys tridecemlineatus isolate mIctTri1 chromosome 5, mIctTri1.hap1, whole genome shotgun sequence includes:
- the Crabp1 gene encoding cellular retinoic acid-binding protein 1 → MPNFAGTWKMRSSENFDELLKALGVNAMLRKVAVAAASKPHVEIRQDGDQFYIKTSTTVRTTEINFKVGEGFEEETVDGRKCRSLATWENENKIHCTQTLLEGDGPKTYWTRELANDELILTFGADDVVCTRIYVRE